The DNA region AATCTCGCTGCGGATGTGGCGCAGCACGGCGCCGCGGCGGCCGAGGTTGCGGAACAGATTGACGCGGAAACGCTCGGAGCTGGCCGAGAGGAAGGCGGCGTCACGGTCCAGCGTCTCGGGGGCGCCTCCGCAGGCGGTCCACAGGGCATCGAAAACCTCGGGCGCGACCGACTCGGCATCGACGCGGGCGATGGCGCCGTTGATCCGAAGAGCGAGTGGCTCGCCTTCGTGCAGGATGAGGTCCGAGGCGCCGTAGCGAACGGTCAGGTCGCAGAGATCGTGCAGCGTCATGCGAAGGAAGGGAGCGGGGAAGGGCGTCAGTCTCGCACGGAGGACGAGGTTGGGCAATGGCCGGGCGGGGGGAAGGTCGCGTTTCGCAGGGCGGCGAGAAAGGCCGGGGGATCCGGCGCCATGCGGTGGTCGCGCTCGAGCTGAAGAAGCCCCTGCTGGAGGACGGCCTCGCGGAGCGAGCGCGGGAGGGCGTCCTCGAAAAAGCGATCGGCGGTGGCGCGCATGATCGTGGCCGGAACGGGACCGGATTCGCGGACGAAGGCGTCCCAGGCATCCTCGGTCCGGCTGATAGCCTGCGGATAGAAGACGTTGAGGAGAATATCGCGGAGGCGCTCCGGGCCGACGAGGGCCTGCGGGCGATCGAAGGCGGCGGCTTTCAGGTTGAAACGAGTGTCCCAGAAGGGATGCCCCAGCGATTCGAGCGTGTGCAGGAATGCGGTGCGTTCGCTGCTGGCGAGGGCGGAGCGGATGGGCGACCACGATCTCGCGACCGCGGCGAGGGCGGCCACGCGCCGGTGGGGGTGGTTCGCGGGACGCAGGCCGGCGAAATGCCACGCCTCCGGCGGCAGAATCCAGCGCTCGCAACGCGCACGGGCGGACCACCAATCCTCCCAGAGCACCCGGAGGTAGGCGCGGGTCGCCGGATCGGCAGCGGGTGGCTGGGGCGTTTCCAGGAAGCCCGCGGCGCCGAAGAGCAGGGCCTCGCCGTCGGGGGCCGCTGCGGCGCGCACGTCCACGCGCTGGGCGAGAAGCAGGAACGGGGTCTGGTTGCGCTTGTAGCCGAGGGCCACGGCAATGGCGGCAAATTGCGCGGCATCCTCGCCGTGGGCGGAGGCATGTCGTTGCAGGGCGGCGGCCTTGAGGTCCAGGCGATGCCGGGCGGCGGCGTGAAGGATGGCCCGGGCCCGCGTGGCTTCGGTGGTGATCGGTTCGGGGGGGCGAGCGGTCGATGCGGGGTGGGATTTCGCGGGCGGGAGCGCGATCTGGGGGACTTCGCGGTGGTCGCAGGTGCGGGTGAAAAAGCGCGCGGCCGGGCGATGAACGAAGAGGTGGGCAATCGCCTCGCGAAAGGCGGGATTGCCGGCGTGCCCGTGACGCTCCCAGTCCCGGACATCGAGGTCGAGCTCGATGGCGCCGCGACGTTCCTCGTTGCCGATCCGAATGCGCGCGTCGACGAAATCCGGCCCGGCCTCGTGATTCCAGCGGCCGAAATCCTCGACACGGACCGGCGCGCCGTCCTCGGAAACCCAGTCGCGGCCGAATTCTCCAGAGAACCAGCGGGCTTGTAGCTCGAGTTCGCCGGCGGGACGGGAGGGGGCTTCCGGCTCGCGGATCGTGGTGCCACCGGCGGCAAGGGCGTCGCGATAGGCGGCTGCGGCGGTCATGGAACCGGTGGGTGAAGAGGGGAGAGGGTTTCCGCGATCCGGCCGAGGGTGATTTGCGGGAGCCCGGACGGAAATTCCTTCAGGGCGGTGGAGACCCGGGTGATCGCAGCATCCTGGCGGTCGGCGCGACGGAGCAGGCTGATCTGCTCGAGGGCGATGCGAAAGCGAATGGTGTCCGACTTGGTCATGGCGGCCGCTTCGTCGAGGGTGGCCAGACCTTCGTCCAGCTTGCCGGCGGCGGCCTGCGCCTGGCCGAGCGCTTCGAGCGGCATCGAGTTGCCGGAGGTTTCGGCCAGTTTGTGAAGGGCATCCGCTGCGGCGAGCGGACCGCCGGCGCTTAGGACCGCGGCGCGATATTGTTGCCAGATGTTCGGAGAATCCGTGCCGGAGTCGACCGAAACCCAGCTCCCATACGGGCGATAAAGGGGATCGCCAACGACGATTCCCATCCACGAAAGGCCGCGCTGGGAGGCGTAGGCGGCCTCGCCAAGCGTCAGGCCATTCATCAGGCGATCCTGCAGGAGGTCGAAATGGACGGTGAGTTCCAGATAGGGCTCGTAAACGTTGCCGAGGGTCGCCGCCGCGCCACGGTCCAGCAGCGGGGCGACCCATGCGACCTTAGGATCGC from Chthoniobacterales bacterium includes:
- a CDS encoding DUF2851 family protein; translation: MTAAAAYRDALAAGGTTIREPEAPSRPAGELELQARWFSGEFGRDWVSEDGAPVRVEDFGRWNHEAGPDFVDARIRIGNEERRGAIELDLDVRDWERHGHAGNPAFREAIAHLFVHRPAARFFTRTCDHREVPQIALPPAKSHPASTARPPEPITTEATRARAILHAAARHRLDLKAAALQRHASAHGEDAAQFAAIAVALGYKRNQTPFLLLAQRVDVRAAAAPDGEALLFGAAGFLETPQPPAADPATRAYLRVLWEDWWSARARCERWILPPEAWHFAGLRPANHPHRRVAALAAVARSWSPIRSALASSERTAFLHTLESLGHPFWDTRFNLKAAAFDRPQALVGPERLRDILLNVFYPQAISRTEDAWDAFVRESGPVPATIMRATADRFFEDALPRSLREAVLQQGLLQLERDHRMAPDPPAFLAALRNATFPPPGHCPTSSSVRD